A genomic stretch from Triplophysa dalaica isolate WHDGS20190420 chromosome 4, ASM1584641v1, whole genome shotgun sequence includes:
- the lmo4a gene encoding LIM domain transcription factor LMO4a has product MVNSRVETSAVAVTGGSGGVVRSCAGCGGRISDRFLLFSMDRYWHTRCLKCSCCQAQLGEIGSTCFSKGGMILCRNDYIRLFGHSGACSACGQSIPASEMVMRAQGNVYHLKCFTCATCRNRLVPGDRFHYVNGTIFCEHDRPGGALLSSHLTPLQSNTLLPDQKVC; this is encoded by the exons ATGGTGAACAGCCGTGTGGAAACTTCTGCCGTGGCAGTAACGGGAGGTAGTGGCGGTGTGGTGCGCTCCTGTGCGGGTTGTGGAGGGCGGATCTCGGATCGCTTCTTGCTCTTCTCCATGGATCGGTACTGGCACACACGTTGTCTGAAGTGTTCATGCTGTCAGGCTCAGCTGGGAGAGATCGGCAGCACCTGCTTCAGCAAAGGAGGCATGATCCTCTGCAGGAACGATTATATCAG ATTGTTTGGTCACAGTGGTGCTTGCAGTGCGTGTGGACAGTCAATCCCTGCCAGTGAGATGGTGATGCGGGCTCAGGGTAATGTCTACCATCTAAAG TGTTTTACTTGTGCCACATGTCGAAATCGTTTGGTGCCTGGCGACCGCTTTCACTACGTTAATGGCACCATCTTTTGTGAGCATGACCGACCGGGGGGAGCTTTGCTCAGTAGTCACCTGACGCCCCTGCAGAGCAACACCCTCCTGCCTGACCAGAAG GTGTGCTGA